The following are from one region of the Anomaloglossus baeobatrachus isolate aAnoBae1 chromosome 1, aAnoBae1.hap1, whole genome shotgun sequence genome:
- the PURG gene encoding purine-rich element-binding protein gamma isoform X2 — protein MDRGRGQRESAGISRNIYPQQYSYPSTQNLEIQELASKRVDIQKKRFYLDVKQSARGRFLKIAEVWIGRGRQDNIRKSKLTLSLSVAAELKDCLGDFIEHYAHLGLRSSHSQRSEHGSEKEHDPRRRPHPSSPSGSVGSEEPATHSVLKTEYIERDNRKYYLDLKENQRGRFLRIRQTMTRGPGMIGYFGQSLGQEQTIVLPAQGMIEFRDALVQLIEDYGEGDIEERRGGGDEPPELPEGTSFRVDNKRFYFDVGSNRYGIFLRSINGQNVLSLVSTS, from the exons ATGGATCGAGGAAGAGGCCAAAGGGAAAGTGCAGGTATAAGTAGGAACATTTACCCGCAGCAGTACAGCTACCCCTCCACGCAAAATTTAGAGATACAAGAGCTAGCATCTAAGCGAGTTGACATTCAAAAAAAAAGGTTTTACTTGGACGTCAAGCAGAGTGCTCGCGGTCGCTTTTTAAAGATTGCAGAAGTTTGGATTGGTAGAGGTCGACAGGATAATATTAGAAAAAGCAAGTTAACATTATCCTTGTCTGTGGCTGCTGAATTAAAAGATTGTTTAGGAGATTTTATTGAACACTATGCTCATCTGGGTCTACGAAGCAGTCATTCTCAAAGAAGTGAACATGGTAGTGAAAAAGAACATGATCCTAGAAGGAGGCCTCATCCATCCTCTCCTTCAGGCTCTGTTGGATCAGAAGAACCTGCAACACACAGCGTTCTGAAAACTGAGTATATTGAACGCGACAATAGAAAATATTATTTagatcttaaagagaaccaacggGGACGCTTTCTAAGAATAAGACAAACCATGACCAGAGGACCTGGAATGATTGGTTATTTCGGGCAGAGTTTGGGTCAAGAGCAAACCATAGTTCTGCCAGCGCAAGGTATGATTGAATTCAGAGATGCATTAGTTCAGCTTATTGAAGATTATGGTGAAGGAGATATAGAAGAACGACGAGGTGGTGGTGATGAACCTCCTGAGCTTCCAGAAGGAACGTCATTCCGTGTGGACAATAAGAGGTTCTACTTTGACGTTGGCTCCAACCGTTATGGCATATTCTTGAGG agtatCAATGGACAAAATGTCCTCAGTCTGGTGTCCACATCTTAG
- the PURG gene encoding purine-rich element-binding protein gamma isoform X1 produces MDRGRGQRESAGISRNIYPQQYSYPSTQNLEIQELASKRVDIQKKRFYLDVKQSARGRFLKIAEVWIGRGRQDNIRKSKLTLSLSVAAELKDCLGDFIEHYAHLGLRSSHSQRSEHGSEKEHDPRRRPHPSSPSGSVGSEEPATHSVLKTEYIERDNRKYYLDLKENQRGRFLRIRQTMTRGPGMIGYFGQSLGQEQTIVLPAQGMIEFRDALVQLIEDYGEGDIEERRGGGDEPPELPEGTSFRVDNKRFYFDVGSNRYGIFLRVSEVRPPYRNTITVPYKVWTRFGDNFIKYEEEMRKIYNSHKEKRMDARVDSSEEQECPE; encoded by the coding sequence ATGGATCGAGGAAGAGGCCAAAGGGAAAGTGCAGGTATAAGTAGGAACATTTACCCGCAGCAGTACAGCTACCCCTCCACGCAAAATTTAGAGATACAAGAGCTAGCATCTAAGCGAGTTGACATTCAAAAAAAAAGGTTTTACTTGGACGTCAAGCAGAGTGCTCGCGGTCGCTTTTTAAAGATTGCAGAAGTTTGGATTGGTAGAGGTCGACAGGATAATATTAGAAAAAGCAAGTTAACATTATCCTTGTCTGTGGCTGCTGAATTAAAAGATTGTTTAGGAGATTTTATTGAACACTATGCTCATCTGGGTCTACGAAGCAGTCATTCTCAAAGAAGTGAACATGGTAGTGAAAAAGAACATGATCCTAGAAGGAGGCCTCATCCATCCTCTCCTTCAGGCTCTGTTGGATCAGAAGAACCTGCAACACACAGCGTTCTGAAAACTGAGTATATTGAACGCGACAATAGAAAATATTATTTagatcttaaagagaaccaacggGGACGCTTTCTAAGAATAAGACAAACCATGACCAGAGGACCTGGAATGATTGGTTATTTCGGGCAGAGTTTGGGTCAAGAGCAAACCATAGTTCTGCCAGCGCAAGGTATGATTGAATTCAGAGATGCATTAGTTCAGCTTATTGAAGATTATGGTGAAGGAGATATAGAAGAACGACGAGGTGGTGGTGATGAACCTCCTGAGCTTCCAGAAGGAACGTCATTCCGTGTGGACAATAAGAGGTTCTACTTTGACGTTGGCTCCAACCGTTATGGCATATTCTTGAGGGTAAGCGAAGTTAGACCACCCTATCGCAACACTATCACAGTCCCTTATAAAGTATGGACCAGGTTTGGGGACAATTTTATCAAATATGAAGAGGAAATGAGAAAAATTTACAATAGCCATAAAGAAAAGAGAATGGATGCACGTGTGGACAGTAGTGAAGAGCAAGAGTGTCCTGAGTAG